The following proteins come from a genomic window of Trinickia caryophylli:
- a CDS encoding IucA/IucC family protein, giving the protein MKTSLSLLQPDNAFYAQRQQTALESARHNALRRVVRCLLAERIIDRDRLVFAPEGRSAWLPLWNTHALLFFGDLEAAPADTFILHGALTLIESDGTRVKIRSPAQLIDLLLPYFDFVPGEEGVAGLKRDIANSVENDALARIYRDAWDADLRTRIDTAEADGFVGYLHQHMTVRDAAVLLDQWGALEGHPFYPTWKSKPDLNAREVAALSPEFNAIVPVRIAALRADMAYVERMPHVERYHDWFAANFPQLWARWTAGLRERGLDERAWLPLPIHGWHLEHFVREEYAALMEEGALIVDGPDMETWPTMSFRTMMPRLPGPVPFIKLPVALWLTSEQRSLQAKSIHMGPRISAVIQRILADENGFEHTLEVFPEEVALHFKHAVHQEDRPGRHLSVAFRASKAAFERADGLLPITVAALLTASPTDGRALATELVEKRDGAHATPEAVETWFRRYAHVVTHPVVGIYLLYGIALEAHQQNTSVLFAADGMPAGLLVRDFGDGRTYAPLLRARGHSLKPYVHPGILPTVFEEDIEPVRAFVLDACFVCHLHEVALLLTREYGLAPTRLWQILREETARAFDAFASRVTSELWRTERAAFLEHPWPTRSILRMHLLKYSDYRLQHRLPNPLRQACRED; this is encoded by the coding sequence ATGAAGACCTCTCTCTCCTTGTTGCAGCCCGATAATGCGTTTTATGCGCAGCGTCAGCAAACGGCGCTGGAATCGGCCCGGCACAATGCACTGCGCCGGGTCGTTCGCTGCCTGCTCGCCGAGCGGATCATCGACCGCGACCGGCTCGTGTTCGCCCCGGAAGGCCGCAGCGCCTGGCTGCCGCTTTGGAACACGCACGCGCTGCTGTTCTTCGGCGATCTGGAGGCCGCTCCGGCCGATACGTTCATCCTGCACGGCGCGCTGACGTTGATCGAATCCGATGGCACCCGCGTCAAGATTCGCTCGCCGGCGCAACTGATCGACCTGCTGCTTCCATACTTCGATTTCGTGCCCGGCGAGGAAGGCGTGGCCGGGCTCAAGCGCGATATCGCCAACAGCGTCGAAAACGATGCTCTCGCGCGCATCTATCGCGACGCATGGGACGCGGACTTGCGTACGAGGATCGACACGGCCGAAGCCGACGGCTTTGTCGGCTACCTTCACCAGCACATGACGGTGCGCGATGCGGCGGTGCTGCTCGATCAATGGGGCGCGTTGGAGGGGCATCCGTTCTATCCCACCTGGAAGAGCAAACCGGACCTGAATGCGCGCGAAGTGGCCGCGCTTTCGCCCGAGTTCAACGCCATCGTTCCCGTGCGCATCGCCGCGTTGCGCGCCGATATGGCCTATGTCGAGCGAATGCCGCACGTCGAGCGCTATCACGATTGGTTCGCCGCGAACTTCCCGCAACTTTGGGCGCGCTGGACGGCCGGCCTGCGCGAACGCGGGCTGGACGAGCGCGCATGGCTGCCGTTGCCCATCCATGGCTGGCATCTCGAACATTTCGTGCGCGAGGAGTATGCGGCGCTGATGGAAGAGGGCGCGCTGATCGTGGACGGCCCCGACATGGAAACCTGGCCGACCATGTCGTTTCGCACGATGATGCCGCGGCTGCCCGGGCCCGTGCCGTTCATCAAGCTGCCTGTCGCACTTTGGCTCACGAGCGAGCAGCGCAGCCTTCAGGCGAAATCGATCCATATGGGCCCGCGCATCAGCGCGGTGATCCAGCGCATCCTCGCGGACGAAAACGGCTTCGAGCACACGCTCGAGGTGTTTCCGGAAGAAGTCGCGCTGCACTTCAAGCACGCCGTGCATCAGGAGGACCGGCCGGGGCGCCACCTTTCGGTGGCCTTCCGCGCGAGCAAGGCGGCGTTCGAGCGGGCGGATGGCCTGTTGCCGATCACCGTCGCAGCCTTGTTGACCGCATCGCCCACAGATGGCCGCGCGCTCGCGACCGAACTCGTCGAAAAGCGCGACGGTGCACACGCGACGCCGGAAGCCGTCGAAACGTGGTTCAGGCGCTATGCGCACGTCGTCACGCACCCTGTGGTGGGTATCTATCTGCTCTATGGCATCGCACTCGAGGCGCATCAGCAGAACACCTCGGTACTGTTCGCCGCCGATGGCATGCCGGCCGGCCTCCTCGTCCGCGATTTCGGCGACGGCCGCACCTACGCACCGCTGTTGCGCGCGCGCGGCCATTCGCTCAAGCCCTATGTTCATCCGGGCATTCTGCCGACGGTTTTCGAGGAAGACATCGAGCCCGTGCGCGCCTTCGTGCTCGACGCCTGCTTCGTCTGCCATCTGCACGAAGTCGCGTTGCTGCTCACCCGGGAGTATGGTCTCGCGCCCACGCGGCTCTGGCAGATCCTTCGCGAGGAAACGGCGCGCGCGTTCGATGCGTTTGCCTCCCGCGTCACGAGCGAGCTATGGCGGACGGAGCGCGCCGCATTTCTCGAGCATCCGTGGCCGACCCGTTCGATTTTGCGCATGCATCTGCTCAAGTACTCGGACTACCGGCTGCAGCATCGATTGCCGAACCCGCTGCGACAGGCGTGCCGCGAGGACTGA
- a CDS encoding ParB N-terminal domain-containing protein — translation MPTDFSYCIAVKPISFLQASEVVDENHVSELAAVIREAGRWTTPIPIDTETGIVMDGNHRLRAAAMLGLSYLPCVLLDYLDPRVSVTHWRTGEPFCVKSIGTRLLRDKMLFPYKTTRHRFASVLPHTDIPLALLSARG, via the coding sequence ATGCCGACTGATTTCTCATACTGCATAGCCGTCAAACCGATTTCGTTTCTGCAGGCGTCCGAGGTGGTCGACGAGAACCACGTAAGCGAACTGGCCGCCGTCATTCGCGAGGCGGGCAGATGGACGACACCGATCCCCATCGATACGGAAACCGGAATCGTGATGGACGGCAACCATCGCCTGCGAGCGGCGGCGATGCTCGGGCTGAGCTACCTGCCGTGCGTGTTGCTCGATTATCTCGACCCACGGGTATCGGTCACGCACTGGCGCACGGGCGAGCCGTTTTGCGTCAAGAGCATCGGCACGCGGTTGCTGCGCGACAAAATGCTCTTTCCCTACAAGACGACGCGACACCGGTTCGCATCCGTGCTGCCGCATACGGACATCCCGTTGGCGCTATTGAGCGCCCGGGGTTGA
- a CDS encoding NAD/NADP octopine/nopaline dehydrogenase family protein, with protein MTATNPNPMPVLNVVVCGGGRTGHLAAVLFKQHPGVRVALLTNNRDTVEKYRGTEGGIAVSMPDGTTCSARPDVVTGEPAIALAGADVIVVTVPAHVRPPLLRAIAAHVPSDKPVYVGAIPGFCGFDWLAEQAFSACPNVVIWGMKDVSHIASDLDPGRSVRMGGAKSMLYVATHARESAASRAALLAHLRRLYTAPVELLDDYLEITLTPGNPIMHSSVIYGLIGPYGQWHDKTFSEPICWWTDCPELGAYFLERSDEENQLLCKTIERRMGLDLSSVKPLKQEIVEAYDDQIRDAGTMLSVLRTNRAYDAIRAPLVAAAGRPGYVIDKTHRAFHEDVAYGLALLVEMGRRLGVPLPHIEEVFRWTVSYMDGLRNSALDYFPETWPA; from the coding sequence ATGACGGCGACGAACCCGAACCCGATGCCGGTGCTCAATGTCGTCGTGTGCGGCGGTGGCCGCACCGGACATCTCGCGGCGGTGCTGTTCAAGCAGCATCCCGGCGTACGTGTCGCACTGCTCACGAACAACCGCGACACCGTCGAGAAATATCGCGGCACCGAAGGCGGCATCGCCGTTTCAATGCCCGACGGCACGACATGCTCCGCGCGCCCGGACGTCGTGACGGGCGAGCCCGCCATCGCCCTGGCCGGCGCGGACGTGATCGTCGTCACGGTGCCCGCACACGTGCGGCCCCCGTTGCTGCGGGCCATCGCTGCGCATGTTCCATCCGACAAGCCGGTGTACGTCGGTGCAATTCCGGGCTTTTGCGGCTTCGACTGGCTCGCCGAGCAGGCCTTTTCCGCGTGTCCGAACGTGGTCATCTGGGGCATGAAGGACGTCTCCCATATCGCCTCCGATCTCGATCCGGGCAGGTCGGTCCGGATGGGCGGCGCCAAAAGCATGCTCTACGTCGCGACGCATGCGCGCGAGAGCGCCGCCTCGCGCGCAGCGTTGCTCGCCCATCTGCGAAGGCTCTATACCGCGCCCGTCGAATTGCTCGACGACTATCTGGAGATCACGCTCACGCCGGGCAACCCGATCATGCACAGCTCGGTCATCTACGGCTTGATCGGCCCATACGGCCAGTGGCACGACAAAACGTTTTCCGAGCCGATCTGCTGGTGGACGGACTGCCCCGAACTCGGCGCGTATTTCCTCGAGCGCAGCGACGAAGAGAACCAGCTGTTGTGCAAGACGATCGAGCGCCGCATGGGCCTGGACCTCTCTTCGGTCAAGCCGTTGAAGCAGGAGATCGTCGAGGCGTACGACGACCAGATCCGCGACGCGGGCACGATGCTGTCGGTCCTGCGCACGAATCGCGCGTACGACGCGATTCGTGCGCCGCTCGTCGCGGCGGCGGGCCGCCCTGGCTACGTCATCGACAAGACCCATCGCGCTTTTCACGAAGACGTGGCCTATGGGCTCGCCTTGCTCGTGGAGATGGGCCGGCGCCTCGGCGTGCCCTTGCCCCATATCGAAGAAGTCTTTCGCTGGACTGTGTCCTACATGGACGGACTGCGCAACTCGGCGCTCGACTACTTCCCCGAAACCTGGCCAGCCTGA
- a CDS encoding Y4yA family PLP-dependent enzyme has translation MQASPSHSTAEICNFHVSEPPVLRPILGAALARLVRSAPQALFELTQAYGSPLNVVVPDVLVRNVEALRAVLHRHGVAFQIFYGAKVNKSPALVSAAVQAGIGIDVSSVYEMRDALRAGVAPARLCATGPAKTRVFHMAAIANDALISVDSPEELKDIEAVIGEIEPDRPARVLLRYRPEASGSSRFGMSAEALLACMRRVARRDGMFSFEGFHFHLGGYRYETRAAAVRELVSFVEAARAMGLAPKTIDIGGGLPAQYVEPARYDAFVGAQGAGDYRNGQVPASFYPYGGAIGACDWLDGFLAAPCARGLSIAGYLKEQELALAIEPGRSLADQTAVSIFRVTRVKSLAPGEAVIFAEGSSFSACETWFSSEFLVDPILISTRTDGIHGEPHDRARDDVPVHAWIAGHSCLDEDVLTNRLIRFERRPEAGDLLVYANTAGYQMDLLENEFHRHPMPRRIAVSFDAAGRMGISPDVSHGESE, from the coding sequence ATGCAAGCCAGCCCGTCGCATTCGACAGCTGAAATCTGCAACTTCCATGTGTCGGAGCCGCCGGTGCTCCGGCCCATTCTCGGCGCGGCGCTCGCACGCCTCGTCCGTTCCGCGCCGCAAGCGCTGTTCGAGCTGACGCAGGCGTATGGGTCTCCGCTCAACGTCGTCGTGCCCGATGTCCTCGTGCGCAACGTCGAGGCGCTTCGCGCCGTGCTGCACCGCCATGGCGTCGCATTCCAGATTTTCTACGGAGCGAAGGTCAACAAATCGCCGGCGCTCGTGAGCGCCGCGGTGCAGGCGGGCATCGGCATAGACGTGTCGAGCGTCTACGAAATGCGCGATGCGCTGCGTGCGGGCGTCGCGCCGGCACGGCTTTGCGCCACCGGCCCGGCGAAGACGCGCGTGTTTCACATGGCTGCGATCGCGAACGACGCCTTGATCTCGGTGGACTCGCCCGAGGAGTTGAAAGACATCGAAGCTGTCATCGGCGAGATCGAGCCCGATCGCCCCGCGCGCGTGCTGCTTCGCTACCGGCCGGAAGCGTCGGGTTCGAGCCGCTTCGGCATGAGCGCCGAAGCGCTGCTGGCGTGCATGAGGCGCGTCGCCCGCCGCGATGGCATGTTCTCGTTCGAAGGCTTCCATTTTCATCTGGGCGGGTATCGATACGAAACGCGCGCGGCCGCGGTGCGCGAACTCGTTTCCTTCGTCGAGGCGGCCCGTGCCATGGGGCTCGCCCCGAAAACGATCGATATCGGCGGTGGGCTGCCCGCGCAATATGTCGAGCCGGCCCGGTACGACGCGTTCGTTGGTGCGCAAGGCGCCGGAGACTACCGTAACGGACAGGTACCGGCATCGTTCTACCCCTATGGCGGCGCCATCGGCGCGTGCGATTGGCTCGACGGGTTCCTCGCGGCACCGTGCGCGAGGGGGCTGTCGATCGCCGGGTACCTGAAGGAGCAAGAACTCGCGCTTGCGATCGAGCCGGGGCGCAGTCTCGCGGATCAGACAGCTGTCTCGATCTTTCGAGTGACACGCGTCAAATCGCTCGCCCCCGGCGAGGCCGTGATCTTCGCCGAAGGCAGCAGCTTCAGCGCGTGCGAGACGTGGTTCTCGTCCGAGTTTCTGGTGGACCCGATCCTGATATCGACGCGCACGGATGGAATACACGGCGAGCCGCATGACCGAGCGCGGGACGATGTGCCGGTGCACGCCTGGATTGCCGGGCACAGCTGCCTCGACGAAGACGTCCTGACGAATCGCCTGATTCGCTTCGAGAGGAGACCCGAAGCGGGGGATCTGCTCGTCTATGCCAATACGGCCGGATATCAGATGGACCTGCTCGAAAACGAATTTCATCGCCATCCCATGCCGCGCCGAATTGCGGTGAGCTTCGACGCGGCGGGCCGCATGGGTATCTCACCTGACGTTTCGCACGGAGAATCGGAATGA
- a CDS encoding PLP-dependent cysteine synthase family protein: MILNKVTDLIGNTPILSIAVPAKHARLLLKIEKNNPGGSMKDRMARNMIVAALKSGRLSPGGVVVESSSGNTGIGLAIAAVEFGLRFIAVVDHHAAPDKIAVMRALGAEIRYVEGQYREDEVAVVERQRMAAELAGQIPGAVFMNQSDNAANAGAYADFVREVVAEVGGVDAYVGCVGTGGSMTGIAHGLKVHNPQTKTIAVEPDGSIVFGQPGHPYYQSGTGTPAGDTVGLVLDYSCIDMGVQVSDAQAFETARYLARRTGLLVGGSTGGVVYKALEFIHGGLIGGNVLAAVADGGEKYLHTVFSENWLEERNLLDPTVWEQLDTWLGQEQLAEAPRDVPRLHAVQAA, encoded by the coding sequence ATGATTTTGAACAAGGTCACCGACCTCATCGGAAACACGCCCATTCTGAGCATAGCCGTTCCAGCCAAACATGCGCGGCTGCTGCTGAAGATCGAAAAGAACAATCCTGGCGGGAGCATGAAGGACCGCATGGCCCGCAACATGATCGTTGCAGCGCTCAAGTCCGGACGGCTCAGCCCGGGCGGCGTCGTGGTGGAGTCCTCGTCGGGCAACACGGGCATCGGCCTCGCGATTGCCGCCGTGGAGTTCGGGCTGCGCTTCATTGCCGTGGTCGATCACCACGCCGCGCCCGACAAGATCGCCGTCATGCGCGCGCTCGGCGCGGAGATCCGCTATGTCGAGGGCCAATATCGGGAAGACGAAGTGGCCGTGGTCGAGCGTCAGCGCATGGCCGCCGAGCTGGCCGGTCAGATCCCGGGCGCCGTGTTCATGAATCAGTCCGACAACGCCGCCAACGCCGGCGCGTATGCCGACTTCGTGAGGGAGGTGGTGGCCGAGGTGGGCGGTGTGGACGCCTACGTGGGCTGCGTCGGTACCGGCGGCTCGATGACGGGCATCGCGCACGGGCTCAAGGTTCACAATCCGCAAACGAAGACGATCGCCGTCGAGCCCGATGGTTCGATCGTGTTCGGCCAGCCCGGGCATCCGTACTATCAGTCGGGCACCGGCACGCCGGCGGGCGATACCGTGGGGCTCGTGCTCGATTACAGCTGCATCGATATGGGCGTGCAGGTCAGCGATGCGCAGGCGTTCGAGACGGCCCGCTATCTCGCGCGGCGCACGGGGCTGCTCGTCGGCGGCTCCACGGGCGGCGTGGTCTACAAGGCGCTCGAGTTCATCCATGGCGGGCTGATCGGCGGCAACGTGCTCGCGGCAGTGGCCGATGGCGGCGAGAAGTATCTGCACACGGTGTTCAGCGAGAACTGGCTCGAGGAGCGCAATCTGCTCGATCCGACGGTCTGGGAGCAGTTGGATACGTGGCTCGGCCAGGAGCAGCTTGCCGAAGCGCCGCGCGACGTCCCGCGCCTGCATGCGGTGCAAGCGGCATGA
- a CDS encoding MFS transporter yields MTNATVAPERAARLIHILFAIQLVSMGAMEMSGPFWPLHLKALSTSDLEFGFAGVAVYVGPMLGIMLTSAFWGRVGDRTGHKLMMVRALVGLSATQLALAWASSVWAILILRFVQGACAGYIAPAQTYGVGIVSSQRRARLFAYLQVSTNLGSLAGAVAGGLILDNATFFWINIVAGVLCLCCAGAVIVVLPDARASKPAPAAVRNHDPATAAQPQAFGWRASPVPGLLVIAGILLVSRTITQAPFSLYVSSIFHVGNWVVGLCYGMLSLGFVVSASLWARYFENRIRGESLRRMTLIALACAVLTLAAALTRHVGMFVALHFAWGVLLGATTPVLMSLVSKAAGGVHQGYVLGIAQSTTQFAQVAGIALGGWLSDSVGLQYTYFFVAASYALALAAILVLARERGALAQPHVSAGS; encoded by the coding sequence ATGACGAACGCCACGGTCGCGCCTGAGCGGGCGGCACGCCTGATTCACATCCTCTTCGCGATTCAACTCGTTTCCATGGGGGCGATGGAAATGAGCGGCCCGTTCTGGCCGCTGCATCTGAAGGCGCTCAGCACGTCCGATCTCGAATTCGGATTCGCGGGCGTGGCCGTATATGTCGGGCCGATGCTCGGCATCATGCTCACGAGTGCGTTCTGGGGGAGGGTGGGCGACCGTACCGGACATAAGCTCATGATGGTCCGCGCGCTCGTCGGATTGTCGGCAACACAGCTCGCGCTGGCGTGGGCAAGCAGCGTGTGGGCGATCCTGATCCTGCGATTCGTGCAGGGCGCATGCGCGGGCTACATCGCCCCGGCACAGACATACGGCGTCGGCATCGTCTCGTCGCAGCGTCGCGCGCGGCTCTTTGCCTATCTCCAGGTGTCCACGAACCTCGGCTCGCTGGCGGGCGCCGTTGCGGGCGGCTTGATCCTCGATAACGCGACGTTCTTCTGGATCAACATCGTGGCCGGCGTATTGTGCCTGTGCTGCGCCGGTGCCGTCATAGTCGTTCTCCCCGACGCAAGGGCTTCGAAGCCGGCGCCGGCTGCAGTGCGCAACCACGATCCGGCCACCGCCGCGCAACCCCAGGCGTTCGGATGGCGGGCTTCGCCGGTACCAGGGCTCCTCGTGATCGCGGGCATCCTGCTGGTGAGCAGAACGATCACTCAGGCGCCGTTTTCGCTCTATGTGAGTTCGATCTTCCACGTGGGCAATTGGGTAGTCGGGCTGTGTTACGGCATGTTGTCGCTCGGATTCGTGGTGTCCGCGTCGCTCTGGGCGCGCTACTTCGAGAACCGCATACGTGGCGAGTCGTTGCGGCGAATGACTTTGATCGCCCTGGCCTGCGCCGTGCTGACGCTGGCTGCCGCGCTGACACGGCACGTGGGCATGTTCGTCGCGCTCCATTTTGCGTGGGGCGTACTGCTGGGCGCAACCACGCCGGTGCTGATGTCCCTGGTCTCCAAGGCGGCCGGCGGGGTTCATCAGGGGTACGTACTGGGCATCGCACAAAGCACCACCCAGTTCGCTCAGGTCGCCGGCATCGCACTCGGCGGTTGGCTGAGCGATAGCGTAGGCCTGCAATACACCTACTTCTTCGTCGCGGCGTCCTATGCGCTCGCGCTCGCGGCCATCCTCGTGCTGGCCCGCGAACGCGGCGCGCTGGCACAGCCGCACGTTTCGGCGGGCTCGTGA
- a CDS encoding lytic murein transglycosylase, which produces MFRLTTHGQAVDAPASNEKGASATESGPSAEAAVFDAWRASFRAKALAKGIPSSTFDYAFDRVTPDPDVVDLDRRQPEFTTYIWDYLNKRVTPENVQQGNAFVASKYSVFQTLERDYGVNKYVLAAILGIESQYGSDMGQRYVVRSLATLANDGPRKPYAEAQLLASLQMLQEGDVQRDQLVGSWAGAMGQTQFIPTTYLQYAVDGDGDRKRDIWHSSADALASTANYLEHMGWQRGEIWGMEVQVPKAFDYEMAALSTRKSVAEWQAMGVIGASGPISSEMRNLQASIILPAGYRGPKFLVLNNYRAILKYNASTAYALAVALLADSYVGKGKLVQPWPTDDPPLNNVTDIALLQQKLTDQGYDPGAVDGVIGDRTQKAVRAYQKSQHLVPDGYVSTSLFARLQGGPASPGAGK; this is translated from the coding sequence ATGTTTCGTCTGACCACGCATGGACAGGCCGTGGATGCGCCGGCGTCCAATGAGAAAGGCGCTTCGGCGACCGAGAGCGGCCCTTCGGCGGAAGCGGCCGTTTTCGACGCATGGCGCGCGAGCTTTCGAGCAAAAGCACTGGCCAAGGGTATCCCTTCCAGCACGTTCGACTATGCATTCGATCGTGTGACGCCAGACCCGGACGTCGTGGATCTCGACAGGCGGCAGCCGGAATTTACGACCTACATCTGGGATTATCTGAATAAGCGCGTGACACCGGAGAATGTCCAGCAGGGCAATGCGTTCGTCGCGAGCAAGTATTCGGTATTCCAGACGCTGGAGCGGGACTATGGCGTGAACAAGTACGTACTCGCAGCCATTCTGGGAATCGAGAGCCAGTATGGGAGCGATATGGGCCAGCGCTACGTCGTTCGGTCTCTCGCAACGCTCGCCAATGACGGGCCGCGCAAACCGTATGCGGAAGCGCAACTGCTCGCATCGCTGCAGATGCTTCAGGAAGGCGACGTCCAGCGCGACCAACTCGTCGGTTCCTGGGCGGGTGCGATGGGGCAGACGCAGTTCATTCCGACGACGTATCTCCAATACGCCGTGGACGGCGACGGAGATCGCAAGCGCGATATCTGGCATTCGTCCGCGGATGCACTGGCGTCCACCGCGAACTACCTCGAGCATATGGGATGGCAGCGTGGCGAGATATGGGGAATGGAAGTGCAGGTCCCCAAAGCGTTCGATTACGAAATGGCTGCGCTATCGACCCGGAAATCCGTGGCGGAATGGCAAGCGATGGGGGTCATCGGTGCAAGCGGGCCCATTTCGTCGGAAATGCGGAATCTGCAGGCATCGATTATTCTGCCGGCCGGCTATCGCGGCCCGAAATTTCTGGTTCTGAACAATTATCGGGCGATTCTGAAATATAACGCGTCCACAGCGTATGCATTGGCTGTGGCGCTGCTTGCCGACAGCTACGTTGGAAAAGGCAAGCTTGTCCAGCCGTGGCCGACCGACGATCCCCCCTTGAACAACGTCACCGATATCGCGCTGCTTCAGCAGAAACTGACTGACCAGGGATACGACCCGGGTGCCGTGGACGGCGTGATCGGCGATCGTACGCAAAAGGCCGTCCGTGCCTACCAGAAGAGTCAGCATCTCGTGCCCGACGGCTACGTCAGCACGTCGCTGTTCGCAAGACTGCAAGGCGGGCCGGCCAGTCCTGGCGCGGGGAAATGA